CTTCTATTTACATCAGGGTGATGTGGTATATATAGAGCCAAACAAAGCCAAGGTAAATTCGACTGATATGTCGCAGGTAAGAAACATTTCTATCCTGACCTCTGTAATATCTGTAGTGATCATTGCAGTTTCCAGAATCAATTTCTAGTATAATTTCATATAAAGTATATGAATAGTAGCGATAATATGCATCTGAATGGTCACGTTAACGGGCAGACCTTTAAAAGTGACAGTACAGATAGTAAAATAGTAGTAAGAAGGATTGTTGATAAAGTAATTTCCAACTGGTATTGGTTTGTTTTGTCTTTAATCTTAGGTGTCGGTATAGCCATGGCATATTTAAGATATGCCAACCCGGATTATAAAATAAATGCAAAGATCATTGTAAAAGATGATAAGAAAGGAGGGGATTTTCCCGGGCAGGAAATTCTTTCCCAGTTGTCCATGTTCAATAATAAGGATAACGTGGATAATGAAGTGGAAGTGCTGAAATCCCGCTCCCTCATGGAAAAGGTTGTGCATGACCTGCAATTGAATGTATTGTATACTGAATCCGGTCGGATCAAGACTGCCGAAATATTTGGAAATGTTCCCTTCAAATTACATTGGGTATCCCTGAGAGATACGCTTATTCCTAATGATTACCAGGTAATTACAAAAGGAGAACAGGGTTTTGAGATCTCCAGCAAGGGCATGGGAAAGATCAATGGCAAATGGGGTGATACCCTGAAGCTGACAGAAGGCGCCGCCGTTTTAACCCGTGAATGGCAATTCCCGGTAGATGCAGGTCATAAATATGGCATCCAGGTGATCTCTATCGATAATGCCGTTGCCAATTACCAGAAGAACTTTGCGATCTCTGTTCCAAACAAACAGGTGAGCGTGATCGATATGTCCCTTATTTCTACCGTTCCTGCCAAAGGAGAGTTGATCGTCAATTCCCTGATCAATGCCTACCTGCATGCAAATGTGGAAGATAAGAACCGTATTGCAGACAGCACCATCACATTTATTGACAGGCGCCTGGTAGTAGTGAGCAGTGAATTGTCAGGCGTTGAAAAAGACATTCAGCAATTCAAACAGGATAATAACCTCGCTGATATTACTGAACAGTCTAAAGCCCTGATCAGTGGTACCACCGATTTTGCAAAGCAACTGACTGAGCAGGAAGTTAACCTGAGCGTAATTAAGTCACTCGAATCCTATATCAAAGACGATAAAAATAATACCCGCATCGTTCCAACTGCACTGATCGTACAGGACCCGACATTTATGTCACTGGTTGAAAAGTACAATAACCTGGAGCTGGAAAGAGAACGTTTGCTGATGACAAATACAGAAGCAAACCCTGTGGTGAAAAATGTCGACATACAGATCGCTGGTTTAAGAGCAGACCTTCAAACAAGCCTCGGTACGTACAAACGCGGTGTGGAAGTGAGCATCCGGGAATTACAGACCCGTTCTTCCGCATTAAATAGCCAGATTCACCAGGTGCCTGGAAAAGAAAGGATCTTCCTGGACTACTCAAGGCAACAGGCTATCAAACAGGAATTGTACCTTTTCCTGCTGAAAAGACGTGAGGAATCTGCCATTTCCAAGTCATCCAATATGGCGATTGCAAGGGTGATCGATCCTGCAAAGAGCGAACCGATACCTTTTAAACCCAAGCATTCCCTGGTGATCCTGATCGGTTTACTGGTCGGTATTGCAATTCCTTCGCTTTGTTTATACCTGAAAGATATCCTGAGCACAAGGATCGCCTATAAGAACGATATCAAGGAAAATAGCCCTGTGCCTATCCTGGCAGAGATCGGACACAGCGAATATAAAGACCTGGTGGTGGTAAAGAAAGAAAATTCTTCCCTGCCATTGGTTGAGCAGTTCCGCGCTATCAGAACGAACCTCCAGTTCGTACTGTCCGGGAAAAATGAAAAGATCATTCTGGTTACATCCAGCATGAGTGGTGAGGGGAAATCTTTTATTGCGACCAACCTCGCAGCAGTTCTGGCTCTTTCCGGCAAGAAAGTCGTGCTCATGGAAATGGACCTGAGAAAGCCAAAGATCTCCCTGAACCTGGGAGTAAACAATCAAACGGGCTTCAGTACCTATGCTATTGGTAAGACCTTAATCGAAGATGTAATCCGCCCTTCAGATATTCACCCCAATTGTAGCCTGATCACTTCTGGTCCGATTCCGCCAAACCCGGCAGAATTATTGCTATTGGAGAAGACGGAAAAATTATTTGAGCATTTACGCCAGGAATTTGATTACATTATTGTGGATACAGCACCAGTAGGTCTGGTAACAGACGGTCAGCTGCTCGCTAAATATGCCGACGCCACCCTATACATTGTAAGACAAGGCTTCACATTTAAGGCACAATTACAGATTAGCCGTGACCTGTACCTGCAGCGGAAAATGCCAAAAGTCAACCTGGTTGTGAATGACGTGAAAATGGATCGTGCCAGCGGATATGGTTATGGATACGGTTATGGTTATGGCTATGGCTATGCCGGCGATACCGATGGTAGCAAACCATCTAAAGGATTGAAGTCAAGATTACAGAAATCTAAAAAAGCATAAAATAAACCTCAACTAAAATATCACAACTTTATGGTGCCAAACGCAAGATTAGCGGTAATTGGATTGGGATATGTCGGATTGCCACTAGCGGTCGAATTTGCCAAAAAATACCTGACCATTGGATTTGATATTAATCAGAAGAGGGTAGGAGAGTTAAACGAAGGAAATGATTTTACACTTGAAGTAGCCAGCAAAGATCTGTTGAAAGTCCTGACAAAAGACATCAATGCATCTTCCGGCCTGCTTTGTACTGCGAATTTAGAGGAGATACGGAATTGTAATTATTTCATTGTAACTGTGCCTACCCCAGTAGATAAGCACAACAGGCCAGACCTGACCCCATTGTACAAAGCCAGTGAAACTGTCGGCAAAGTATTGAAGAAAGGAGACATCGTCGTGTACGAGTCAACTGTATATCCGGGTGTTACAGAAGAAGAGTGCGTTCCTGTACTGGAAAGGGTATCTGGCTTAAAATTCAATGTTGACTTCTTTGCAGGCTACTCTCCTGAGCGTATTAACCCCGGCGATAAGGAACATACTGTATCAAAAATACTAAAGGTAACTTCCGGCTCTACCCCGGAAACAGCGGATAAAGTAGATGCATTGTATAACTCTGTGATAGTGGCAGGTACCTACAAAGCTGCATCTATCAAAGTGGCGGAAGCAGCAAAGGTAATTGAGAACTCTCAGCGTGATATCAACATCGCTTTTGTAAATGAACTCGCAAAGATCTTTAACAGGATGGGTATTGATACAGAAGATGTATTGAATGCCGCAGGTACCAAATGGAACTTTCTCAAGTTTAAACCTGGATTAGTAGGTGGCCACTGTATTGGTGTAGATCCTTACTACCTGGCCCAGAAAGCACAGGAGCTGGGTTACCACCCCGAAATTATCCTGGCGGGCCGCCGGCTGAATGACGGTATGGGTCAGTATGTAGCCATGGAAGTGGTAAAGCTGATGGTGAAGAAGAGCATTCCTGTAAAAGGAGCAAAAATACTGGTACTGGGTTTTACCTTCAAAGAGAACTGCCCGGATGTAAGAAATACCAGGGTAATCGATATTCTCACTGCACTGAAAGAATATGAAACCGAAATCGTAGTGTATGATCCGTGGGCAAATCCTGCGGAAGTAAAACATGAATATGGCTGGGATTCTGTGCAGGAACTGGATGGTACCTGTGATTATGATGCAGTTATTTCTGCCGTAGCACACAAACAGTTCAACGGCCTTGATATTAAAGGATTGTGTAAGGATACGAGTGTTGTCTATGATGTGAAAGGGGTGCTGGCTAAGGAAATAGTAGACGGAAGGCTTTAATTCAATATTAATTAATTCATGTATAATACAATTTATCATCCCGGTCAGCTTTCAGGACATTCTTTCCTGGTAACCGGAGGAGCAGGATTTATAGGTTCCAACCTGGTAGAATACCTGCTCAAACATGGTGCAGGGAAAGTGCGGGTGTTAGATAATTTTATAACCGGACACAGGAAAAATTTGGAGGAGTTCATGGATAACCCGGCCTTCGAACTGCAGGAAGGGGATATCCGGAACCTGGAAGATTGTAAAGCCGCAGTAAAGGGTATAGACTACGTGCTACACCAGGCTGCGCTTGGCTCAGTGCCACGTTCCATCAATGATCCTATCACCACCAATGATATTAATGTTTCAGGATTTCTGAACATGCTGGTTGCTGTAAGGGATGAAAATTGCAAACGCTTTGTGTACGCCGCCAGTTCCAGTACATACGGAGATCATCCTGGTCTGCCTAAGGTAGAAGAGCACATCGGAAAACCTTTATCACCTTACGCGGTGACAAAGTATGTAAATGAGCTGTACGCAGATGTATTCGGAAAAACGTATGGAATGGAGCTCATTGGTTTACGCTACTTCAATGTATTCGGACAACGACAGGATCCGAATGGTGCATATGCAGCGGTGATCCCTAAATTCGTTTCCCAATTCATTCGTTATGAAAGTCCTGTTATTAATGGGGATGGCGCCTTCTCCCGGGACTTTACTTATATCGACAACGTGGTGCAGGCAAATATTAAAGCGCTGTTTGTAGCTGTTGAAGCAGCAGTAGGACAGGTATATAACGTGGCATTTGGTGAACAAACATCATTGACTCAGCTCACTGACGCCCTAAAGAAAGAGCTACAGGTGTTTGATGCAAAGATCGGAGATGTATCTGTCATTTACGGTTCGAATAGAATAGGTGATATTCCACATTCACTGGCCTCCATTGAAAAGGCACGAAAATTACTGGGCTACCAGCCGGCTTATTCCTTTAAGGATGGGTTGAATGAAGCTGTAGCATGGTATTGGCGCAACCTGAAATAGTATGATCTTCCTTTCTATTCAGCATATCCGGATCATCGGCGCTTAATATCACACCTGAAAAGCAATTGCAGTTAGAAAGTAAATTTTAAATCGTTGAAAAAATTAGTTTCTGAGTTTTTGTATTTGTCGCTTTTTCAGGCTTCAAATTATATACTGCCCCTTCTAACGTTCCCGTATCTTATCAGGGTGTTTGGATTAAGTGTATTCGGAGAGTATACAGTGATACAAACTGTGCTTACTTATTTTCTGATCCTGGTGGATTTTGGCTTTAATGTAACAGGTGTTAAGAATATTTCGCAGGCTGCTACTGAGGAAGAGCAGTCGAAGGTATTCAACACCATAATGGCATCTAAAGGCTTACTGATTGGTATTTCTCTTCTCGTTCTACTGGTAGCCGGATTATTTGCTCCGGAGGTACGAAATCACTTCCTGGCATACCTGCTGGCGTTTCCTGCTGTAGTAGGTCAGGCTATTTTTCCCATCTGGTTTTATCAGGCCATCCGGAAAATGAAGGTGGCGACGATGATCAATGCGCTGATCAAGATCTTTTTCACCGGATGCATCTTTTTATTCATCAGGAGGGCCGATCAGCTGGCAA
This window of the Chitinophaga sancti genome carries:
- a CDS encoding nucleotide sugar dehydrogenase — protein: MVPNARLAVIGLGYVGLPLAVEFAKKYLTIGFDINQKRVGELNEGNDFTLEVASKDLLKVLTKDINASSGLLCTANLEEIRNCNYFIVTVPTPVDKHNRPDLTPLYKASETVGKVLKKGDIVVYESTVYPGVTEEECVPVLERVSGLKFNVDFFAGYSPERINPGDKEHTVSKILKVTSGSTPETADKVDALYNSVIVAGTYKAASIKVAEAAKVIENSQRDINIAFVNELAKIFNRMGIDTEDVLNAAGTKWNFLKFKPGLVGGHCIGVDPYYLAQKAQELGYHPEIILAGRRLNDGMGQYVAMEVVKLMVKKSIPVKGAKILVLGFTFKENCPDVRNTRVIDILTALKEYETEIVVYDPWANPAEVKHEYGWDSVQELDGTCDYDAVISAVAHKQFNGLDIKGLCKDTSVVYDVKGVLAKEIVDGRL
- a CDS encoding GumC family protein — encoded protein: MNSSDNMHLNGHVNGQTFKSDSTDSKIVVRRIVDKVISNWYWFVLSLILGVGIAMAYLRYANPDYKINAKIIVKDDKKGGDFPGQEILSQLSMFNNKDNVDNEVEVLKSRSLMEKVVHDLQLNVLYTESGRIKTAEIFGNVPFKLHWVSLRDTLIPNDYQVITKGEQGFEISSKGMGKINGKWGDTLKLTEGAAVLTREWQFPVDAGHKYGIQVISIDNAVANYQKNFAISVPNKQVSVIDMSLISTVPAKGELIVNSLINAYLHANVEDKNRIADSTITFIDRRLVVVSSELSGVEKDIQQFKQDNNLADITEQSKALISGTTDFAKQLTEQEVNLSVIKSLESYIKDDKNNTRIVPTALIVQDPTFMSLVEKYNNLELERERLLMTNTEANPVVKNVDIQIAGLRADLQTSLGTYKRGVEVSIRELQTRSSALNSQIHQVPGKERIFLDYSRQQAIKQELYLFLLKRREESAISKSSNMAIARVIDPAKSEPIPFKPKHSLVILIGLLVGIAIPSLCLYLKDILSTRIAYKNDIKENSPVPILAEIGHSEYKDLVVVKKENSSLPLVEQFRAIRTNLQFVLSGKNEKIILVTSSMSGEGKSFIATNLAAVLALSGKKVVLMEMDLRKPKISLNLGVNNQTGFSTYAIGKTLIEDVIRPSDIHPNCSLITSGPIPPNPAELLLLEKTEKLFEHLRQEFDYIIVDTAPVGLVTDGQLLAKYADATLYIVRQGFTFKAQLQISRDLYLQRKMPKVNLVVNDVKMDRASGYGYGYGYGYGYGYAGDTDGSKPSKGLKSRLQKSKKA
- a CDS encoding SDR family oxidoreductase; protein product: MYNTIYHPGQLSGHSFLVTGGAGFIGSNLVEYLLKHGAGKVRVLDNFITGHRKNLEEFMDNPAFELQEGDIRNLEDCKAAVKGIDYVLHQAALGSVPRSINDPITTNDINVSGFLNMLVAVRDENCKRFVYAASSSTYGDHPGLPKVEEHIGKPLSPYAVTKYVNELYADVFGKTYGMELIGLRYFNVFGQRQDPNGAYAAVIPKFVSQFIRYESPVINGDGAFSRDFTYIDNVVQANIKALFVAVEAAVGQVYNVAFGEQTSLTQLTDALKKELQVFDAKIGDVSVIYGSNRIGDIPHSLASIEKARKLLGYQPAYSFKDGLNEAVAWYWRNLK